A single region of the Gorilla gorilla gorilla isolate KB3781 chromosome 1, NHGRI_mGorGor1-v2.1_pri, whole genome shotgun sequence genome encodes:
- the LOC101130064 gene encoding LOW QUALITY PROTEIN: transmembrane epididymal protein 1 (The sequence of the model RefSeq protein was modified relative to this genomic sequence to represent the inferred CDS: inserted 1 base in 1 codon), whose protein sequence is MILKGCLLYPLCSPRNKQRCARLWKIAYGGLLKVVTGSLLTFYVXLCLDGGMVLMSKQVPPRFMYPKEWQHLTMFILLTLNGCVDFMSKNVLPQRCVGLEKGTLVLIIYELLLLMVSHVKDSEGVELHVHSLLILVVFLLLLVLTAELWAPNMCHLQLMETFLILMMGSWLMQAGFILYRPVSGYPWQDDDISDIMFVTTFFCWHVMINASFLLGIYGFSSFWHHCLRPSLKLTGPKEAPYYASTPGPLYKLLQEVEQSEKEDQVLFFSKSSP, encoded by the exons ATGATACTCAAAGGTTGTCTCCTGTATCCTCTGTGCTCTCCCAGGAATAAGCAAAGATGTGCCAGGCTGTGGAAAATAGCCTATGGAGGATTACTAAAGGTAGTGACTGGCTCCCTCTTAACATTTTATG GTCTCTGTCTTGATGGCGGGATGGTGCTAATGAGCAAGCAAGTGCCACCAAGGTTCATGTACCCCAAAGAGTGGCAGCACCTCACCATGTTCATCCTCCTCACTCTTAATGGCTGTGTGGACTTTATGAGCAAGAACGTGCTGCCTCAGAGGTGTGTGGGCCTAGAAAAAGGTACCCTGGTCCTGATCATCTACGAGCTCCTGCTGCTGATGGTGTCACATGTTAAAGATTCAGAAGGGGTGGAGCTGCACGTTCATTCTCTGCTCATCTTGGTGGTGTTCCTGCTGTTGCTGGTGTTGACTGCAGAACTGTGGGCTCCCAACATGTGTCATCTCCAGCTGATGGAGACCTTTCTGATCCTGATGATGGGCTCCTGGCTGATGCAGGCAGGCTTTATTCTATACAGACCTGTCTCTGGCTACCCATGGCAGGACGATGACATCAGTGACATCATGTTTGTCACCACCTTCTTCTGCTGGCATGTGATGATCAATGCCTCATTCCTGTTGGGAATCTATGGCTTCTCTTCCTTTTGGCATCATTGTTTAAGACCCAGCTTGAAGCTGACTGGGCCCAAAGAAGCTCCATATTATGCAAGCACTCCAGGACCCCTCTATAAGTTGCTACAGGAAGTGGAGCAGTCAGAGAAAGAGGACcaggttctctttttttctaagagCTCCCCCTGA